One Callithrix jacchus isolate 240 chromosome Y, calJac240_pri, whole genome shotgun sequence genomic region harbors:
- the SLC25A6 gene encoding ADP/ATP translocase 3: MTEQAISFAKDFLAGGIAAAISKTAVAPIERVKLLLQVQHASKQIAADKQYKGIVDCIVRIPKEQGVLSFWRGNLANVIRYFPTQALNFAFKDKYKQIFLGGVDKHTQFWRYFAGNLASGGAAGATSLCFVYPLDFARTRLAADVGKSGTEREFRGLGDCLVKITKSDGVRGLYQGFSVSVQGIIIYRAAYFGVYDTAKGMLPDPKNTHIVVSWMIAQTVTAVAGVVSYPFDTVRRRMMMQSGRKGADIMYTGTVDCWRKIFRDEGGKAFFKGAWSNVLRGMGGAFVLVLYDELKKVI, translated from the exons ATGACGGAACAGGCCATCTCCTTCGCCAAGGACTTCCTCGCCGGAGGCATCGCCGCCGCCATCTCCAAGACGGCCGTGGCCCCGATTGAGCGGGTCAAACTGCTGCTGCAG GTCCAGCACGCCAGCAAGCAGATCGCCGCGGACAAGCAGTACAAGGGCATCGTGGACTGCATCGTCCGCATCCCCAAGGAGCAGGGCGTGCTGTCCTTCTGGAGGGGCAACCTGGCCAACGTCATCCGCTACTTCCCCACGCAAGCCCTCAACTTCGCCTTCAAGGATAAGTACAAGCAGATCTTCCTGGGGGGCGTGGACAAGCACACGCAGTTCTGGCGGTACTTTGCGGGCAACCTGGCCTCTGGCGGGGCGGCCGGCGCCACCTCCCTCTGCTTCGTGTACCCCCTGGATTTCGCCAGAACCCGCCTGGCCGCCGACGTGGGCAAGTCGGGCACGGAGCGCGAGTTCCGCGGCCTGGGAGACTGCCTGGTGAAGATCACCAAGTCCGACGGCGTCCGCGGCCTGTACCAGGGCTTCAGCGTCTCCGTGCAGGGCATCATCATCTACCGCGCCGCCTACTTCGGCGTCTACGACACGGCCAAGG GCATGCTGCCCGACCCCAAGAACACACACATCGTGGTGAGCTGGATGATCGCGCAGACGGTGACGGCTGTGGCCGGCGTGGTCTCCTACCCCTTCGACACGGTGCGCCGGCGCATGATGATGCAGTCAGGCCGCAAAGGAG CTGACATCATGTACACGGGCACCGTCGACTGTTGGCGGAAGATCTTCAGAGACGAGGGGGGCAAGGCCTTCTTCAAGGGTGCCTGGTCCAACGTCCTCCGCGGCATGGGGGGCGCCTTCGTGCTGGTCCTGTACGACGAGCTGAAGAAGGTCATCTAA